A DNA window from Oenanthe melanoleuca isolate GR-GAL-2019-014 chromosome 11, OMel1.0, whole genome shotgun sequence contains the following coding sequences:
- the TSHZ3 gene encoding teashirt homolog 3 — MPRRKQQAPRRSAAYVSDELKAAALVEEDVEPDENAVDGEPSAKYACPEKDFSKNCQSYQNSPAAEFSSHEMDSESHISETSDRMADFESSSIKNEEESKEVSIPLEDSTVSDSLEQMKAVYNNFLSNSYWSNLNLNLHQPISEKNNGSSSSSSSSSSSCGSGSFDWHQTAMAKTLQQVSQSRILPEPSLFSTVQLYRQSSKLYGSIFTGASKFRCKDCSAAYDTLVELTVHMNETGHYRDDNHETDNNNPKRWSKPRKRSLLEMEGKEDAQKVLKCMYCGHSFESLQDLSVHMIKTKHYQKVPLKEPVTPVAAKIIPATRKKASLELELPSSPDSTAGTPKATISDSNDALQKNSNPYITPNNRYGHQNGASYAWHFEARKSQILKCMECGSSHDTLQELTAHMMVTGHFIKVTNSAMKKGKPIIEAPATPTITSLVDEKVQSVPLAATTFTSPSNTPSSVSPKLNVEIKKEVDKERVIADDKMKDKEKSSEDEEKYDISSKYHYLTENDLEESPKGGLDILKSLENTVTSAINKAQNGTPSWGGYPSIHAAYQLPNMMKLSLGSSGKSTPLKPMFGNNELVSPTKNQPLVSPPSSQTSPVPKTNFHAMEELVKKVTEKVAKVEEKMKEPEGKLSPLKRATPSPCSSEVSEPLKMEPPSDGGFKSQQNSPVPQRDGCKDSPTVEPVENGKEPVKSIVGSLSSSTAIITDHPPEQPFVNPLSALQSVMNIHLGKAAKPSLPALDPMSMLFKMSNSLAEKAAVATPPLQSKKSDHLDRYFYHVNNDQPIDLTKGKSDKSCSLGSALLSSTSTSSASSSSTVTTAKTSAVVSFMSNSPLRENALSDISDMLKNLTESHTSKSSTPSSISEKSDIDGTTIEEPEESTPAQKRKGRQSNWNPQHLLILQAQFAASLRQTSEGKYIMSDLSPQERMHISRFTGLSMTTISHWLANVKYQLRRTGGTKFLKNLDTGHPVFFCNDCASQIRTPSTYISHLESHLGFRLRDLSKLSSEQINNQIAQAKSPSEKLVTSSPEEDIGTSYQCKLCNRTFASKHAVKLHLSKTHGKSPEDHLLYVSELEKQ; from the coding sequence CCTATGTTTCAGACGAACTAAAAGCAGCAGCGCTGGTGGAAGAAGATGTGGAACCTGATGAAAATGCAGTTGATGGGGAGCCTTCAGCAAAGTATGCATGTCCAGAAAAAGACTTCAGTAAGAACTGCCAAAGCTACCAAAACTCTCCAGCAGCCGAGTTCTCTAGCCATGAAATGGACAGTGAGTCCCACATCAGTGAGACAAGTGACCGCATGGCAGACTTTGAGAGCAGCTCCATTAAAAATGAGGAGGAGAGCAAGGAGGTTTCCATACCACTGGAAGACTCTACGGTGTCTGACAGTTTAGAACAAATGAAGGCCGTGTATAACAACTTCCTCTCCAATTCCTACTGGTCCAATCTCAATTTGAACCTTCACCAGCCAATTTCGGAAAAAAACAACGgtagcagcagcagtagcagcagcagcagcagcagttgtgGAAGTGGCAGCTTTGACTGGCACCAGACTGCGATGGCCAAAACACTGCAGCAGGTTTCTCAGAGCAGAATTCTGCCTGAACCGAGCCTTTTCAGCACAGTGCAGCTGTACAGACAGAGCAGCAAGCTCTATGGCTCTATATTCACTGGAGCCAGTAAATTCCGCTGTAAAGACTGCAGTGCTGCCTACGATACTTTGGTAGAATTAACAGTGCACATGAATGAAACAGGACATTATCGAGATGACAACCATGAAACAGATAACAATAACCCCAAAAGATGGTCCAAACCTCGCAAACGTTCTTTGCTTGAAATGGAGGGGAAAGAAGATGCCCAGAAAGTGCTAAAGTGTATGTACTGTGGTCATTCATTTGAATCTCTTCAGGATTTGAGTGTTCATAtgatcaaaacaaaacactacCAAAAAGTGCCTCTGAAGGAACCTGTTACCCCTGTAGCAGCAAAAATTATCCCAGCTACTAGAAAGAAAGCATCACTGGAGCTTGAACTTCCAAGCTCTCCAGACTCCACGGCTGGGACACCAAAAGCCACAATCTCAGATAGCAACGATGCACTTCAAAAGAATTCCAACCCCTACATCACGCCAAATAACCGCTACGGCCACCAGAACGGTGCCAGCTACGCCTGGCACTTTGAGGCCAGGAAATCTCAGATTCTGAAGTGCATGGAGTGTGGAAGTTCTCATGAcaccctgcaggagctcacGGCTCACATGATGGTGACGGGACATTTTATCAAAGTCACTAACTCTGCCATGAAAAAAGGGAAACCAATTATAGAAGCCCCAGCCACACCGACCATAACGTCCTTAGTAGATGAGAAGGTCCAGTCTGTGCCACTAGCTGCCACCACCTTTACATCTCCTTCCAACACACCTTCTAGTGTTTCCCCTAAATTAAATGTTGAGATTAAAAAAGAAGTAGATAAGGAAAGAGTCATTGCTGATGACAAAATGAAAGATAAAGAGAAGTCAAGTGAAGATGAGGAGAAGTATGATATTTCCTCAAAATACCATTACTTGACTGAAAATGACCTAGAAGAAAGCCCTAAGGGGGGATTAGATATATTGAAGTCTTTAGAAAACACGGTTACATCAGCTATAAACAAAGCCCAGAATGGCACACCGAGCTGGGGTGGCTACCCCAGCATTCATGCTGCCTACCAGCTGCCTAATATGATGAAGCTGTCCTTGGGCTCATCTGGGAAGAGTACACCCTTGAAACCTATGTTTGGAAACAACGAGCTAGTATCACCAACTAAGAACCAGCCCCTAGTGTCTCCACCCAGCAGTCAGACCTCACCCGTGCCAAAAACAAACTTTCACGCCATGGAAGAGTTGGTGAAGAAGGTCACTGAGAAGGTGGCTAAAGTGGAGGAGAAGATGAAAGAGCCTGAAGGAAAGCTCTCCCCGCTGAAGCGTGCGACGCCTTCGCCGTGCAGCAGTGAAGTCAGTGAACCCCTGAAGATGGAGCCCCCCAGTGATGGTGGCTTTAAAAGCCAGCAGAACAGCCCAGTTCCTCAGAGAGATGGTTGCAAAGATAGCCCAACCGTAGAACCtgtggaaaatgggaaagagcCTGTGAAATCCATTGTAGGTTCTTTAAGTAGCAGCACAGCCATCATCACTGACCACCCTCCCGAACAGCCATTTGTAAATCCATTAAGTGCACTGCAATCCGTCATGAACATTCACCTTGGCAAGGCAGCAAAGCCATCCTTGCCCGCTCTGGATCCAATGagcatgctttttaaaatgagcaaCAGCTTGGCAGAAAAGGCTGCAGTGGCCACCCCACCTCTACAGTCCAAAAAATCAGACCACTTAGACCGTTATTTTTATCATGTCAACAATGACCAACCCATAGATTTGACGAAAGGCAAGAGTGacaaaagctgctctttggGTTCAGCGCTTTTGTCATCCACATCGACATCTTCTGCATCTTCTTCATCTACAGTGACAACAGCAAAGACATCTGCAGTCGTGTCATTCATGTCAAACTCGCCGCTACGCGAGAATGCCTTGTCAGATATATCTGATATGCTGAAGAACCTGACAGAAAGTCACACATCAAAATCTTCCACACCTTCCAGCATATCTGAGAAATCTGACATTGATGGTACCACAATAGAGGAACCAGAAGAGAGTACACCAGCTCAGAAAAGGAAGGGACGTCAGTCTAACTGGAACCCTCAGCACTTGCTCATATTGCAGGCCCAGTTTGCAGCCAGCTTACGGCAGACTTCAGAGGGGAAATACATCATGTCAGACTTGAGCCCTCAAGAAAGAATGCACATTTCCAGGTTTACGGGACTCTCAATGACCACAATTAGCCACTGGCTGGCCAATGTGAAATACCAGCTCCGAAGGACGGGGGGAACTAAGTTCCTTAAAAATTTGGACACTGGGCACCCAGTGTTCTTTTGTAATGACTGTGCTTCACAGATCAGAACTCCTTCTACTTATATCAGTCATCTTGAATCGCATCTGGGTTTCAGGTTAAGAGACTTGTCCAAACTGTCCAGTGAACAGATTAACAATCAGATAGCACAAGCAAAGTCACCGTCTGAAAAACTGGTGACGTCCTCTCCAGAGGAAGATATCGGAACTTCTTATCAGTGCAAACTTTGCAACAGGACTTTTGCAAGCAAGCATGCTGTTAAACTTCATCTTAGTAAAACACATGGGAAGTCACCAGAGGATCATCTTCTGTACGTTTCAGAGTTAGAGAAGCAGTAG